A genomic segment from Brienomyrus brachyistius isolate T26 chromosome 9, BBRACH_0.4, whole genome shotgun sequence encodes:
- the LOC125748877 gene encoding uncharacterized protein LOC125748877, which yields MGRWLAWDPAILSQLSEAHQALFPAILTAKRGVDRNVVRLLRDRTEGNTMVKVWRQIEENHVEEYLRCKDLYTTLLMALVAPGGIVSALKQTFKAPPPQREIPSARLLRHAFLLAEADNVRDYRSQILSTFGTVLKMDSTKKVVKKLSGEGHGSAEWFTSIGNEHSQIVSFVLTCEESAKELQPMCHGVMERFRLADQPVPKILYVDRGCCREKGPTALETMFQPWVDNGMVVRLDIFHWIHRFDAAIRSESHCKYAIFKSAVAGAVLAYNRTDLELLIKAVRAKDPAALKSVSDEDVVRLYIPREQLKHHVRRVTLGAQETFQLIQLAIEELKGPAGLDENGVSLFKTPEAIDEIWAEQQRHLECIQDPPDMSMYRVARNTSINNVDVPYYKCLRGSNSLEGFHKALPQMIPGPHCAARPYQVYLLSGIARWNSDRSSDAVFGGRGRRHRTYSAPLIDRLNTRCQQLFGETVEENFRTPADVPSDELLGLEYLFSQSTGLSGTFSLSGIVDDGPGPEEEVVQPGRPDPDEAYESDVDPQDDVPDAVLARITLTSDETSTVYPPAFEDACSPNPLPGFQKLERFCSVLVEIGLLDDKLSLSTEQRNRVLEAWNVMEEHDKHPQRFNQLYRSHWGNTLYCRTKRDDPFEAAVVQRVKMAKRYAPAQHDISAQHNRLMYTLVKLLWLHSPQGSRTSPEKTFIVKAYQRIQHRILVEDPVLCKAGIPLPKINTKTVRDFIRRQERLLNMRATKQPLTVTKTTSISSVDLPPAPHQPAVLPAPDYPRMEYVPTPSTAGTKVLKGRTDVVMPLSRPQPPLSAPLRKTPPTSTITRPLTSLSASAAAPAIAGPSTQPMMLASASAPLIAGPSTQPTMLASQSAPAIVGLPISSYPSLPMMPASESTFYSTDSPSAWARATLYKRKLKEAPSGIGEKLSRVQNLPVCTLCRQPTQGHKKYKKKSFCPVKMMSPSKGLSSRVYDSYEHFMSVVDDF from the exons ATGGGTCGGTGGCTCGCATGGGATCCTGCTATTTTATCCCAACTCAGCGAGGCTCATCAAGCTCTGTTCCCTGCCATTCTTACCGCCAA GCGCGGTGTGGACAGGAATGTCGTGCGTCTCCTGAGGGACCGGACAGAAGGAAACACCATGGTCAAGGTGTGGCGGCAGATAGAGGAGAATCACGTGGAAGAGTACCTTCGATGCAAGGACCTCTACACCACGCTCCTTATGGCTTTAGTGGCACCCGGAGGGATCGTCTCTGCATTGAAGCAGACGTTCAAGGCACCACCTCCTCAGAGAGAGATCCCCTCTGCGCGTCTCTTGCGCCACGCCTTCCTGCTGGCCGAGGCCGACAATGTGCGGGACTACCGGAGCCAGATCCTCTCCACTTTTGGCACTGTGCTGAAAATGGATTCCACCAAGAAA GTGGTGAAGAAGCTGTCCGGCGAAGGTCATGGCTCAGCCGAATGGTTCACCAGCATAGGAAACGAGCATTCTCAAATAGTTTCCTTTGTTCTCACTTGTGAGGAGTCCGCAAAGGAGCTGCAGCCGATGTGCCACGGTGTCATGGAAAGGTTTCGGCTGGCGGATCAACCCGTCCCCAAAATTCTCTATGTGGACCGTGGGTGTTGCCGTGAAAAGGGACCGACAGCGTTGGAAACCATGTTCCAGCCTTGGGTGGACAATGGGATGGTTGTGCGTCTGGACATTTTCCATTGGATCCACCGGTTTGACGCAGCCATCCGATCAGAGTCGCACTGCAAGTACGCCATTTTCAAGTCTGCCGTAGCTGGGGCAGTGCTGGCGTACAACCGCACGGACTTGGAGCTGCTCATCAAGGCGGTCAGAGCCAAGGACCCGGCAGCGCTGAAGTCCGTGTCGGACGAGGATGTGGTGCGGCTCTACATTCCCAGGGAGCAGCTGAAGCATCACGTGCGGAGGGTCACACTCGGGGCTCAGGAAACGTTCCAGCTCATCCAGCTGGCCATCGAGGAGCTTAAAGGTCCCGCCGGTCTGGATGAGAATGGAGTGAGCCTCTTCAAAACACCAG AGGCCATTGATGAGATCTGGGCGGAGCAGCAGCGGCATCTGGAGTGCATCCAGGATCCACCAGACATGAGCATGTATAGGGTTGCACGTAACACATCCATCAACAATGTGGATGTGCCCTATTATAAATGTCTGCGTGGAAGCAACAGCCTGGAAGGATTCCACAAAGCTCTGCCGCAGATGATTCCAG GTCCTCACTGCGCAGCGCGGCCCTATCAGGTTTACCTGCTAAGCGGCATTGCGCGGTGGAACTCTGACAGGAGCTCAGATGCCGTGTTTGGTGGCAGAGGACGGCGCCACAGGACCTACTCTGCGCCGCTGATTGACCGCCTCAACACCCGCTGTCAGCAGCTGTTTGGTGAGACCGTGGAAGAGAACTTCCGGACCCCTGCTGATGTCCCTTCCGACGAGCTGCTTGGGTTAGAGTACCTGTTCAGCCAGAGCACAGGTCTATCGGGCACATTTTCCCTTAGCGGCATTGTCGATGATGGACCTGGTCCGGAGGAGGAGGTGGTTCAGCCCGGGCGGCCTGATCCAGACGAGGCGTACGAGAGCGATGTGGACCCACAGGACGATGTTCCGGATGCTGTCCTCGCCCGCATCACACTCACCAGCGATGAAACTTCCACTGTCTATCCTCCGGCCTTT gaggACGCCTGCAGCCCAAATCCTCTTCCTGGCTTTCAAAAGCTGGAAAGGTTCTGCTCTGTGTTGGTGGAGATTGGCTTGCTAGACGACAAGCTGTCACTCAGCACAGAGCAGCGGAACAGGGTCCTTGAAGCCTGGAATGTCATGGAAGAGCATGACAAGCATCCACAGCGATTTAACCAGCTGTACAGATCACACTGGGGCAACACCCTCTACTGCCGCACGAAAAGAGATGACCCCTTCGAGGCTGCAGTAGTACAGCGGGTGAAGATGGCCAAGCGGTACGCTCCAGCCCAACACGACATCAGCGCGCAGCACAACAGACTGATGTACACGCTGGTGAAACTGTTGTGGTTGCACTCACCTCAAGGGTCTCGCACCAGCCCTGAGAAGACCTTCATCGTAAAGGCGTACCAGCGAATCCAGCACCGGATTTTGGTGGAGGATCCAGTCCTCTGCAAGGCTGGCATTCCTCTGCCAAAGATTAACACAAAGACCGTGCGGGACTTCATTCGGCGCCAAGAGAGGCTCCTCAACATGCGGGCAACAAAACAGCCGTTGACCGTCACAAAGACCACCTCCATCTCATCCGTTGACCTACCTCCGGCACCACACCAGCCAGCGGTCCTCCCTGCACCAGACTACCCCCGGATGGAATATGTGCCCACACCCAGCACGGCAGGCACAAAGGTGTTAAAGGGAAGGACAGATGTGGTGATGCCACTCTCCCGGCCTCAACCACCACTGTCGGCACCGCTGAGGAAAACCCCGCCCACTTCTACCATCACCAGGCCCTTGACCTCCCTCTCTGCATCTGCAGCAGCCCCTGCGATTGCTGGTCCCTCCACACAGCCCATGATGCTCGCCAGTGCATCAGCCCCTCTGATTGCTGGCCCCTCCACACAGCCCACAATGCTTGCGAGTCAGTCAGCTCCTGCGATTGTTGGTCTGCCCATCTCATCCTATCCATCTTTGCCCATGATGCCCGCTTCTGAAAGCACATTctacagcactgacagtccttCAGCCTGGGCGAGAGCTACGCTGTATAAGCGTAAACTGAAGGAAGCTCCCTCAGGTATTGGAGAGAAATTATCACGGGTGCAAAATCTCCCCGTTTGTACACTCTGCCGCCAACCGACCCAGGGACAcaagaaatacaaaaaaaagagtTTCTGTCCAGTAAAAATGATGTCTCCATCTAAAGGTCTAAGCAGCAGAGTGTATGATAGCTACGAACACTTTATGTCTGTTGTGGATGACTTTTAG